The Bacteriovorax sp. Seq25_V genome has a window encoding:
- the flgM gene encoding flagellar biosynthesis anti-sigma factor FlgM — MNNIDSSRSNFFPHTKANDSKTSQKIGGAALKQNSYEKQQFIDNYTKRDAKVDIPDAIKDFSRIKKAADSAPSIDNTEKIAALKAQIKEGSYKVDYDALADKILGEEFGVESR; from the coding sequence ATGAATAATATCGACAGCAGTAGATCAAATTTCTTCCCACACACAAAGGCCAATGATTCTAAGACATCTCAGAAAATTGGTGGGGCTGCTCTAAAACAGAATAGTTATGAGAAGCAACAGTTCATCGATAACTATACTAAACGAGATGCGAAAGTTGATATACCTGACGCAATTAAGGATTTCTCAAGGATAAAAAAAGCGGCTGATAGTGCTCCTTCTATTGATAACACGGAAAAAATTGCCGCACTTAAGGCGCAAATCAAAGAGGGTAGCTACAAGGTTGATTATGATGCATTAGCAGACAAAATCTTAGGAGAAGAGTTCGGTGTTGAATCAAGATAA
- a CDS encoding SH3 domain protein, translating into MADSNTNKTLKELEQAYLNGKYDKVKDGLITIKNDVDLGQFHYNLGTVLARSNEFGAARYNLEKAKKIGFNYPGLDKNLDSVVKVVSAGSSKTSGNVLDFAVTSSVGLFLFISLVFCLVATLLRKSRVIEKNLYFAIAVLISFLPVIGKVTYIDSKYKVAINIKKTDVYEGPSDIYPVLKEMTEGQKLIIEKSYEDWMLISSPIEYAGWVKRTELGVL; encoded by the coding sequence ATGGCAGATAGTAACACAAATAAAACATTAAAAGAATTAGAACAAGCCTATTTAAATGGCAAATATGACAAAGTAAAAGATGGTCTAATCACGATCAAAAATGACGTAGATTTAGGTCAATTTCATTATAATTTGGGAACAGTATTAGCACGCAGTAATGAGTTTGGTGCCGCGCGATATAATCTTGAGAAAGCGAAGAAGATAGGCTTCAATTACCCAGGCCTTGATAAAAATCTAGACAGTGTTGTTAAGGTTGTTAGTGCTGGAAGTAGCAAGACAAGTGGTAACGTCCTTGATTTTGCTGTTACTTCATCAGTTGGGTTATTTCTCTTCATTTCACTAGTTTTTTGCTTGGTTGCAACATTGTTAAGAAAGTCGAGAGTGATAGAGAAGAACTTATACTTTGCAATTGCTGTTCTAATATCATTTCTTCCTGTGATTGGAAAAGTGACATATATTGACTCGAAATATAAGGTCGCAATTAATATTAAGAAGACTGACGTATACGAAGGTCCTTCTGATATTTATCCAGTATTGAAAGAAATGACTGAAGGGCAAAAGCTAATAATAGAAAAATCATACGAAGATTGGATGTTAATTTCTTCGCCCATAGAATATGCTGGTTGGGTAAAGAGAACTGAGTTAGGCGTACTTTAA
- a CDS encoding outer membrane protein assembly factor BamD codes for MQKYISLLLLLTLFSCAIERPSGTTEAEVLFKEAQELMADKRYILATEKLNTLRSQYPYSYYATSAELLQADILFIQENYEEAAAAYILFKDFHPKSNKMDYVMYKIAESYYQQVPPTFDRDLQPAVKAINYYNELRSLFPNSELLKDANEKINLCEKMLVDKEKYIADFYYKTEDYESAKFRYGNILKEISNKELRSHAVLRMLLIGEKLDDSVICRDVYSRYKSDLLEKQSKEANSVYLSCLK; via the coding sequence GTGCAAAAATACATATCCCTATTATTACTATTAACTCTTTTTTCATGTGCCATTGAGAGGCCTTCAGGGACAACTGAAGCTGAAGTTCTTTTTAAGGAAGCTCAAGAATTGATGGCGGATAAGAGATATATCCTAGCTACGGAAAAGTTAAACACACTACGTTCTCAGTATCCATACTCATATTACGCAACGTCAGCTGAGTTACTTCAAGCAGATATTCTGTTTATTCAAGAGAACTATGAAGAGGCTGCTGCCGCTTATATCTTATTCAAGGATTTTCATCCAAAAAGTAATAAGATGGACTATGTAATGTATAAGATTGCAGAGTCATACTATCAGCAAGTGCCTCCGACATTTGACCGTGATCTGCAACCAGCAGTAAAAGCTATCAATTACTATAATGAGCTTAGAAGTTTATTCCCTAATTCAGAACTATTAAAAGATGCAAATGAGAAGATAAACCTTTGCGAGAAGATGCTGGTTGATAAAGAGAAATATATTGCAGATTTCTACTATAAAACTGAGGACTATGAGTCAGCAAAATTTAGATATGGAAATATATTAAAAGAAATTAGCAATAAAGAACTAAGGTCACATGCTGTCCTTAGGATGCTATTGATTGGCGAAAAGCTAGACGATTCTGTTATTTGTAGAGACGTTTACAGTAGATACAAAAGCGACTTACTAGAGAAACAAAGTAAAGAAGCCAACTCTGTATATTTAAGCTGCTTAAAATAA
- the flgI gene encoding flagellar basal body P-ring protein FlgI, translated as MKLFLALSLLVFSFASSAKMTRLKEVVDVKGVRDNPLVGYGLVIGLNGTGDGGGEITNTSLKRMFQKLGLNPQSEVTSKNVAAVIVTAKLPPFGRLGQKLDITVSSIGDASSLAGGTLLVTPLKGGDGNVYGVASGPLSIGGLKRGSKFATTGSIPGGATIERELEVNFDKKDSLRLSLKNPDFTTAARVERTINQELGGKYAIAKDATTVDLIIPVQYKRKVVQLMAIVENFQVTTDRIAKIVINEKTGTIVAGGDVELKPVAISHGDLSIEIKGDAGEAKPGNVYFVDKKSTLNDLVKSLNAFGATPEDLISIFQTLKRNGALIGEIELI; from the coding sequence ATGAAGTTATTTTTAGCGCTTTCTCTTTTAGTATTTAGTTTTGCTTCTTCAGCAAAGATGACGAGATTAAAAGAAGTTGTTGATGTTAAAGGTGTACGAGATAACCCTCTCGTTGGTTATGGTTTAGTTATTGGTCTTAATGGAACTGGTGATGGTGGTGGTGAAATTACAAACACGTCACTTAAGCGTATGTTTCAAAAACTTGGTCTAAATCCTCAGTCTGAAGTCACTTCTAAAAACGTAGCCGCTGTTATTGTTACCGCAAAGCTTCCTCCATTTGGAAGGTTAGGTCAAAAGTTAGACATCACAGTTTCATCAATTGGCGACGCTTCCTCGCTTGCTGGAGGTACTTTACTTGTCACTCCTTTGAAAGGTGGCGATGGTAATGTTTACGGTGTTGCAAGTGGTCCGCTATCTATTGGTGGATTAAAGCGTGGCTCTAAATTTGCTACTACTGGTTCTATTCCTGGTGGAGCAACTATTGAACGTGAACTTGAAGTAAACTTCGATAAAAAAGATTCTTTAAGATTAAGTCTTAAAAATCCAGATTTTACAACTGCTGCTCGAGTTGAACGTACAATCAATCAAGAGCTTGGTGGAAAGTATGCAATAGCGAAAGATGCAACAACTGTTGATCTGATTATCCCAGTTCAATATAAGAGAAAAGTTGTTCAGTTAATGGCAATTGTAGAGAACTTCCAAGTTACAACTGATCGAATTGCTAAAATTGTTATCAATGAAAAAACTGGAACTATAGTAGCAGGTGGTGATGTTGAACTTAAACCTGTAGCGATTAGCCATGGTGATCTCTCCATCGAGATTAAAGGTGATGCGGGTGAAGCAAAACCTGGAAATGTCTACTTTGTTGATAAAAAGAGTACACTAAATGACCTCGTAAAAAGTCTTAACGCTTTTGGGGCAACACCTGAAGATCTAATTTCGATCTTCCAGACACTTAAGAGAAATGGTGCCCTAATTGGTGAAATAGAACTAATTTAG
- the flgK gene encoding flagellar hook-associated protein FlgK, producing MSNILNIGRTGLQASKKSLEVTGHNISNANTDGYSRQKVNQTTNVPITKDGLIAGTGTRIKSVTRVHDQFVEKRLRDATAEHKYFENRSDSLRQVEEIFNEIDNDGLNKVLNKFFNSFRDLANQPENETVRSVVRDNASLVMKDFKRISDTLESLSRNIDGKIERDIEDINQGIETVAKLNGKIRQLEAIHEETGDLRDQRDMAIKGLSEKVKIHTYQDERGNYVVSSPGLGTLVTAAQFQPLRAHSFSKGDSSNGIDGSMEVFYADRPGQKVTQKIQQGSLSGVIKVRNNEIKDLRDRIDGIAYNFVNFVNAIHRRGYVNREIKSDEMGNPMQMDGKGPTTGLDFFKTPLSVKGAAGQMDLSDAVKSDLTNIATALSPNSPADNRVAIAISKLQHERVMDEGNATMEEYFLQTVGRIGLESGKAQLDAEQSEGLLAQANSIRERISGVSIDEETANLVKFQHAYEASAKVMQTANEMFDTVISIKR from the coding sequence TTGTCTAATATTCTTAATATTGGTAGAACAGGTTTACAAGCTTCTAAGAAATCACTAGAAGTTACGGGGCATAATATTTCAAATGCCAACACAGACGGCTACTCAAGACAAAAAGTTAATCAAACGACAAACGTTCCGATTACAAAAGATGGTTTAATTGCTGGAACTGGGACGAGAATTAAATCTGTAACACGTGTGCATGATCAATTCGTAGAGAAAAGACTGCGTGATGCAACTGCGGAACACAAATATTTCGAAAATCGTTCAGACTCTCTTAGACAAGTTGAAGAAATTTTCAATGAAATCGATAATGATGGTCTGAATAAAGTTTTAAATAAATTTTTTAACTCTTTCAGAGATTTAGCTAACCAACCAGAGAACGAGACTGTTCGCTCGGTGGTTCGTGATAACGCGTCTCTTGTAATGAAAGACTTTAAGCGTATCAGTGATACTCTTGAATCTCTTTCAAGAAATATTGATGGAAAGATCGAAAGAGATATTGAGGACATTAATCAAGGTATAGAAACTGTAGCAAAGCTCAATGGTAAAATTCGTCAACTTGAAGCAATTCATGAAGAGACTGGTGATCTTCGCGATCAACGAGATATGGCGATTAAGGGGTTGAGTGAGAAAGTTAAAATACATACTTACCAAGATGAGAGAGGAAACTATGTAGTTTCATCTCCTGGTTTAGGAACATTAGTAACAGCTGCACAATTTCAACCTCTAAGAGCACACTCTTTTAGCAAGGGAGACAGCAGTAATGGTATCGATGGTTCAATGGAAGTTTTCTATGCGGATCGTCCTGGCCAAAAAGTTACACAGAAAATTCAGCAGGGTTCTCTTTCTGGTGTAATTAAAGTACGTAATAACGAGATCAAAGATCTTCGCGACAGAATTGATGGAATTGCCTACAACTTTGTAAACTTCGTAAATGCTATCCACCGTCGTGGGTATGTTAACCGCGAAATTAAATCAGATGAAATGGGTAACCCAATGCAAATGGATGGTAAAGGACCAACAACAGGACTTGATTTTTTCAAGACTCCACTAAGCGTAAAAGGGGCTGCAGGGCAAATGGATTTGTCCGATGCTGTTAAATCTGACCTAACAAATATTGCAACTGCCCTTTCACCAAACAGCCCAGCTGACAACAGAGTTGCTATTGCCATTTCAAAACTTCAACACGAAAGAGTTATGGATGAAGGGAACGCAACAATGGAAGAATATTTTCTCCAAACTGTTGGCCGCATAGGATTAGAGTCAGGAAAGGCACAGCTTGATGCTGAACAATCCGAAGGTTTACTTGCGCAAGCAAACTCTATTAGAGAAAGAATTAGTGGTGTTTCTATTGATGAAGAAACAGCCAATTTAGTTAAGTTTCAACACGCATACGAGGCTTCTGCCAAAGTTATGCAAACAGCAAATGAAATGTTCGATACAGTGATATCGATTAAGAGATAG
- a CDS encoding cyclic nucleotide-binding domain-containing protein, which translates to MSYEKNIEDRKIDRVDISLLKFFWQINPLLKTAKNKIPKFLRNLEVFKNFSDYELWELSKALHSRTFEKGDIIFRENDLGVGFYFIVRGNVDIVIENDHSVTGETTELHSKVVVSLEKNDYFGELALLQERHLRNATAVAKEPCELLGIFKPDLDIIINERPVIASKLLQSISLIISNRLYSVTQEVRKLKDRVKVLEEENADKNQ; encoded by the coding sequence ATGTCATACGAAAAAAATATTGAAGATAGAAAAATAGATAGAGTTGATATCAGTCTTCTTAAATTTTTTTGGCAAATAAACCCTTTGTTGAAAACTGCTAAAAATAAAATTCCAAAATTTCTAAGAAACCTTGAAGTATTTAAAAACTTTTCTGATTACGAACTTTGGGAGCTCTCGAAAGCTCTTCATAGTCGTACTTTTGAGAAAGGTGATATTATTTTTAGAGAAAATGACCTTGGGGTGGGATTTTATTTTATTGTCAGAGGTAATGTCGATATTGTGATCGAAAATGATCACTCCGTAACAGGTGAGACAACAGAGCTCCATAGTAAAGTCGTTGTAAGCTTAGAAAAAAATGACTACTTTGGCGAGCTTGCACTTTTGCAAGAAAGACATCTTAGAAATGCTACTGCAGTTGCGAAGGAGCCATGTGAGCTGCTTGGAATCTTTAAGCCTGACCTTGATATTATAATCAATGAGAGACCAGTAATTGCATCAAAGCTACTGCAATCAATTTCACTAATTATTTCAAACAGGCTTTATTCTGTAACACAAGAAGTAAGAAAATTAAAAGATAGAGTAAAAGTACTGGAAGAAGAAAATGCTGATAAAAACCAATAA
- a CDS encoding AI-2E family transporter: MLIKTNNPKDTVKLILFILMTLVTISILVFLPRITVPLIISYIIYLVLNPFMQKLIKIGISRTLSALLILVGLLFFSTYPIVKIVPIISSEANNIQYYTPKIESYVKKEYFKVKTKVQEKTGFELQDSYVTDGFAYIKNGVSSLLIAVPNLLSRALEWIFVIPLFVFFLLKDFGSFRKKFLGFAPNSVFEKFYILSHQFNKQLGDYIFAKFIEASILGIIITTGLFILDVRFALIFGIIAFATNVIPYLGPVLGTVPALIFGVVEYGYGTTFGALTMLYLIANAIDMAIVFPILVSKIVDLHPVVVVGSVILGSQFMGIGGMIISIPLAAACKLIFTDVLGDLYSSNS, encoded by the coding sequence ATGCTGATAAAAACCAATAATCCGAAAGATACTGTCAAATTAATACTCTTTATTTTGATGACACTGGTAACGATATCAATACTTGTGTTTCTCCCGCGTATAACAGTACCGTTGATTATTTCCTATATTATATATCTGGTATTAAATCCTTTTATGCAGAAGTTAATTAAGATTGGTATTTCGAGAACACTAAGTGCTCTATTGATACTTGTAGGGCTCTTGTTCTTTTCTACATACCCGATTGTAAAAATTGTTCCTATTATTTCGAGTGAAGCAAATAATATTCAATACTACACTCCGAAAATTGAATCCTATGTAAAAAAAGAATATTTTAAAGTTAAAACCAAAGTACAAGAAAAAACAGGGTTTGAGCTTCAGGATAGCTATGTAACGGATGGTTTTGCTTACATTAAAAATGGTGTAAGTTCACTATTAATCGCGGTACCAAATCTTCTCTCACGAGCGCTAGAGTGGATATTTGTTATTCCATTATTTGTATTCTTTCTGTTGAAAGATTTTGGCTCATTTAGAAAAAAGTTTCTTGGTTTTGCTCCTAATAGTGTTTTTGAAAAATTCTATATTCTTAGTCACCAATTTAATAAGCAGTTAGGTGATTATATTTTCGCAAAATTTATCGAAGCAAGTATTTTGGGGATTATCATTACAACTGGACTCTTTATTTTAGACGTCCGTTTTGCATTAATTTTTGGAATCATTGCATTTGCAACTAATGTTATTCCTTACCTTGGTCCAGTACTGGGAACTGTTCCTGCTTTAATTTTTGGAGTAGTAGAGTACGGATATGGTACTACATTTGGTGCGCTCACAATGCTATATCTCATTGCCAATGCCATAGATATGGCGATTGTATTCCCAATCCTTGTATCAAAAATTGTAGATCTTCATCCAGTGGTTGTAGTTGGAAGTGTTATTCTTGGTTCTCAATTTATGGGAATCGGCGGAATGATTATCTCAATTCCTTTAGCTGCGGCGTGTAAGTTGATTTTTACAGATGTCCTAGGTGACTTATATTCCTCAAATAGCTGA
- the flgL gene encoding flagellar hook-associated protein FlgL, with protein sequence MTRVSEGSTSASIKYSINKAKQKMEDLQLKGSTLRSMTKPSDNPVSNVEAMQLDSMSDDNKQFLRNADFALMQLNVTEKAVENLSELMNKAKEIAIAQSSDIYNPDVRKNVANEVKQLKNMALSIANKRIGQRYIFGGFKSLETPFDKDGNYKGDKGHITLEVSKDFFVQTNLHGAEVFFADDGFDSASEHPLNDFPKMDSSPENPDNKIKYDDEHDLKSAPSRDLASVSENKKFEKRENLFSLLENLGNALENNDPTTIQNLLEKFDSAVSRLITMRTRIGSIANSVMNSQNTIESDNIDNASRRSKLVDADIAELFADIQKQQDVLKTTYKSSQGLMNQKLLDFLR encoded by the coding sequence ATGACAAGAGTATCTGAAGGTAGCACTAGCGCTTCCATAAAATATTCAATAAATAAGGCTAAGCAGAAGATGGAAGATCTTCAGCTTAAAGGTTCTACTTTAAGGAGTATGACGAAGCCTTCTGATAATCCTGTTTCAAATGTCGAAGCAATGCAACTTGATAGCATGTCAGATGATAATAAGCAGTTTCTAAGAAATGCTGATTTCGCACTGATGCAGCTTAATGTTACAGAAAAGGCCGTCGAAAACTTATCTGAACTAATGAATAAGGCGAAAGAGATCGCAATCGCACAATCTTCTGATATCTATAATCCTGATGTAAGAAAAAACGTCGCCAACGAAGTAAAACAACTTAAAAACATGGCGCTTTCTATTGCAAACAAACGTATTGGACAAAGATATATTTTTGGCGGTTTTAAATCCCTAGAGACGCCTTTTGATAAAGACGGGAATTACAAGGGCGATAAAGGGCATATTACCCTAGAAGTTTCTAAGGACTTCTTTGTTCAGACCAATCTTCACGGTGCGGAGGTATTTTTCGCTGACGATGGTTTTGACAGTGCTTCTGAACACCCACTAAATGATTTCCCAAAAATGGATTCCTCTCCAGAGAATCCTGACAATAAAATTAAATATGATGACGAGCATGATTTAAAATCTGCACCAAGTAGAGATCTTGCATCTGTTTCAGAAAATAAGAAATTTGAAAAGAGAGAGAACTTATTTTCTCTACTTGAGAATTTAGGTAATGCATTAGAAAATAATGATCCAACGACAATTCAGAACTTACTTGAAAAGTTTGATTCTGCTGTGTCGCGTCTGATTACAATGAGAACTCGAATTGGCTCTATTGCTAATTCTGTTATGAATTCTCAAAATACAATAGAATCGGACAATATTGACAACGCATCAAGACGAAGCAAACTCGTTGATGCAGACATCGCGGAATTATTCGCGGACATACAAAAACAACAAGATGTTTTAAAAACAACATATAAGTCTTCTCAAGGGTTAATGAATCAGAAGTTATTAGATTTTCTGAGATAG
- a CDS encoding rod-binding protein: MTDIKIHRPQIQSAKAKVNNLPGNPVDSRKYIPKEVMDFASSMESQFSELMLKEMQKTSQGSSTNSAEEFYNGMLLQERAKSMTAQSNRGLKDLILDEVYPQYKRTAANFEIYENQKQQFNKQKIQMHEGPTQPSVTKHESANTGVIYE; the protein is encoded by the coding sequence GTGACAGATATTAAAATACACAGACCACAAATTCAATCAGCCAAGGCTAAGGTAAATAACCTTCCAGGCAATCCTGTTGACTCAAGAAAATATATACCTAAAGAAGTTATGGATTTTGCATCGTCGATGGAATCTCAATTCTCCGAACTAATGCTTAAAGAAATGCAGAAGACTTCTCAGGGCTCTTCAACGAATTCAGCTGAGGAATTCTATAATGGAATGCTCTTACAAGAACGTGCAAAGTCGATGACTGCACAGAGTAACAGAGGTCTTAAGGATCTGATTTTAGACGAAGTTTACCCGCAGTATAAGCGTACAGCAGCTAACTTTGAAATATATGAAAACCAAAAACAGCAATTCAACAAACAAAAAATTCAGATGCATGAAGGTCCGACTCAACCAAGTGTAACTAAACACGAGTCTGCCAACACTGGAGTAATTTATGAATAA
- the flgN gene encoding flagellar export chaperone FlgN: MLNQDKIKIYYFQITDIWKLHCELHSELFDLTCDEYMHLLSSNLDELERTVSDKNHKIEQIRLNDLEREELLKKLSNDYPNQKIESISNIIEFFKDFAPEKESKHLFRFNELLIDIVTKIQDQNKKNQLFINKALSSLRQIREEATGKKSITTYNSKGMSSNRLMTNNP, encoded by the coding sequence GTGTTGAATCAAGATAAGATAAAAATCTATTATTTTCAGATTACTGATATTTGGAAACTCCATTGCGAGCTCCACTCTGAGTTATTTGACTTAACATGTGATGAATACATGCACCTTCTAAGCAGTAATCTTGATGAGCTTGAGAGAACTGTTTCAGATAAAAATCATAAGATTGAGCAGATCAGGCTTAACGATCTTGAGCGTGAAGAGCTTTTGAAAAAGCTTTCAAATGATTATCCAAATCAAAAAATTGAATCAATCAGTAACATTATCGAGTTTTTTAAAGATTTTGCTCCAGAGAAAGAGAGTAAACACCTTTTTCGTTTTAATGAGCTACTAATCGATATTGTTACAAAAATTCAAGATCAGAATAAAAAGAATCAGTTATTTATTAATAAAGCATTATCTTCTCTTAGACAGATCAGAGAAGAAGCGACAGGAAAGAAGTCGATAACAACTTATAACAGCAAAGGCATGAGCAGTAATCGCTTAATGACCAATAACCCGTAG
- a CDS encoding lipopolysaccharide assembly protein LapB, with amino-acid sequence MLKNRQIDEALVKAKAHFEAKEFSPALNILSNIIEEEPNHSQSLFLMANIFHIKGEISKAIKAFKRVLEVEPSHTDAAISLSVLLNDIGQYEEARKIFTTASDRVKLNNEDDSLNDNHINKKFSLKHYEMAELYLTYNRYDEAMYEYNKAIKLDPLNLEARIKVAKVYAKKGFVNKAFDELIRLKNEQPNFLPGRIALGVLYYGKGDVLSAQKEWEKVSSLDPMNSEAHMYMNLSRTATETRI; translated from the coding sequence ATGTTAAAAAATCGCCAGATTGATGAAGCATTAGTAAAAGCAAAAGCTCATTTTGAAGCTAAAGAATTTTCTCCTGCGCTAAATATTCTTTCAAATATTATCGAAGAAGAACCTAATCATTCTCAGTCATTATTTTTAATGGCCAATATTTTTCACATTAAAGGTGAGATCTCGAAGGCCATTAAAGCTTTCAAGCGAGTACTTGAAGTTGAGCCATCTCACACGGACGCAGCAATCAGCTTGTCGGTACTATTGAATGATATCGGTCAGTATGAAGAGGCAAGAAAGATCTTCACAACGGCAAGCGATAGAGTGAAGCTTAATAACGAAGATGATTCATTGAATGATAATCATATTAATAAGAAATTTTCGCTGAAGCATTATGAAATGGCTGAATTATATTTAACATACAATCGTTATGACGAAGCGATGTATGAATATAATAAGGCCATTAAGTTAGACCCATTAAACCTTGAAGCAAGAATTAAGGTAGCAAAAGTTTATGCTAAGAAGGGCTTTGTGAACAAAGCATTCGACGAACTCATTAGACTTAAGAATGAGCAGCCTAACTTCTTACCAGGGCGTATTGCTCTTGGCGTTCTCTACTATGGCAAGGGTGATGTTTTAAGCGCGCAGAAGGAGTGGGAGAAGGTTAGTTCATTAGACCCAATGAACTCTGAAGCACATATGTATATGAACCTTTCTCGTACAGCTACAGAAACGCGTATTTAA
- the csrA gene encoding carbon storage regulator CsrA — MLVLTRKLGESIAIDDNIKIVVVQIKGKQVRLGIKAPKETKIHREEVYQAIHDQNIEASKADPNSLSDLADALRNKK; from the coding sequence ATGCTAGTGTTAACAAGGAAGCTTGGCGAGAGTATCGCAATCGATGACAATATTAAAATTGTTGTCGTACAAATAAAAGGTAAACAGGTAAGACTCGGTATCAAGGCTCCTAAAGAGACTAAAATCCACCGTGAAGAAGTTTACCAAGCAATCCACGATCAAAATATAGAAGCATCAAAAGCTGATCCAAATAGTCTCTCAGACTTAGCGGACGCCCTGCGCAACAAGAAATAA
- the fliW gene encoding flagellar assembly protein FliW, with amino-acid sequence MKINTTRFGELEVDKKDIITFEEGILGFENLRDFFVVDPGDQTLILWLQSCESGETAFPIIEPKIFKADYTISLLPSELNSLSLENLSNASVYAILTIPQDVTTMSANLKAPVIINNATKKARQIVLQDSKLEVKHPMYADLKKSIVSYHSDDSVRTRVSQTQPTVIAQAETTDTATPNTHKENLQEL; translated from the coding sequence GTGAAAATTAACACAACAAGATTCGGTGAACTAGAAGTTGATAAAAAAGATATAATTACTTTTGAAGAAGGTATTTTAGGTTTTGAAAACTTAAGAGATTTCTTTGTTGTTGATCCAGGCGATCAAACACTTATCCTTTGGCTACAATCTTGTGAAAGTGGAGAAACCGCATTTCCAATTATCGAACCAAAAATCTTCAAAGCAGATTATACAATTAGTTTACTACCATCAGAGCTAAATAGTTTATCATTAGAGAATCTTTCTAATGCAAGCGTATACGCTATACTAACTATTCCTCAAGATGTAACAACAATGTCTGCAAACCTTAAAGCGCCAGTTATCATTAACAATGCAACTAAGAAAGCAAGACAAATTGTTTTACAAGATAGCAAACTTGAAGTTAAGCATCCAATGTATGCTGACCTTAAAAAGTCTATTGTATCTTATCACTCTGACGATTCTGTTAGAACAAGAGTTTCACAGACTCAACCAACAGTTATTGCTCAAGCTGAGACAACAGACACAGCAACTCCAAATACTCATAAAGAAAATTTACAAGAACTATAA